The genome window aaatggATATTTGTCACAATATAGTATACAATTAGGActtgaaaataatagtagTATTACTATAAATGCAGTTgtaaatggaaaaaatatatatgtaccaAGTATTCTTGAAAAGAATAGTAGCATTATTACTTCAGGATCTCCCAGTATATCATTCGAAACTATTCCATATTCATACGGAATTTATGTAAATGAAGGAGTATCAGGTTtagtttatatatttgcagATTTagtatttaattttaacaaaGCATTTCCATATAACGTAAACAATTTGTCGATGTTTGTGTCGAGTAAGTAACAGTTTTGCACAGGATGACATAGATGGCAATATCAAATTGCTAAATCTATTTTTCTATTCAAACATAACTTtcattgtttttaaaacagTGTAGTGTGATCTATATAGCAACGTTTTATTTACGTTTACtttgattttatttatgttattatatttatttttccttaATACATGCATTACAATTTCAACTATTATATGATGTGGAATGCTGTATGATTATTTTGTGTATATCATATAtgatgttttttttgagaTATATACTACGTGCTTAAAAGGCCTAAACTTATTAAAACTTAGTAAATGAACAAGCTGCAAGATAGCCTTTAACTATACTTACTAAAGtttgaatttatttatgtattattaaaattattatattgtataATAAGATTGAGAATTACACAAAGTTAGTGTTTTCTTATTGTGCAAAGGGAGAGGTATTTTTGTTCGTCtctattttctttatatgtGCACACATGGGAGTAGGTATGTAagtgtatgtatatataaatatggaGTTGTGAggaagaaaaataatagaagattgtattttgtttttttttcattgcAAATGGTGTtgagaaaaatatgaaaatagaAAGGTATATAGATTATGTATAAATGGAATGCTTGAAAATGgttttgaaaatatgtttagcggtaaatttatttttcatagaAAAGGGTAAGAAGAGTTGTTGgatacataaatattatgtatatatatatattttataaatatgatcaGGAGGATGataaatgtaataataaaattatgatttaTTTGCATAAATAAGGATATGGTGTATATAATTGGTgtgaattttatttattattttttttcaggaTATAACTTGTTCCTTTTTTAGtatgtaaatattatataacaGTCGGAATAAATGATAGATATAAATGCATGAGTATGGGAATAATACagtatatatgtatgctTATACGCATGtgaatattaaaaaaaaatgaagaaataaaattcgttcatatttgaataaaaataaaaagggtAATGAGCATGGCGAAATATAGCTACatactatatattatatgtacataaCTTATagatcaaaataaattaaaaattaatatttttatttattaatttttttaaagaaaattacTTCCgctaattaatattttacaaatagaaatatggtaatttttttaacaaacaattaaaatataaacaagtTCACTTTTGTTTTacaaacataaaaatagaatAGTAAAAGTATAATAAGTAATATACGAGAGAAGGTACCAAAGTACTTATACCACATATACATTAAATTTCCATTAAAaggataatataaaataataacatcgaatttattttttatatttttacaatttttttttaatttcaaaaTAGTGTGTAcaaatgcaaaaaaatataccaggagcaaataataaaaatgatttacTGAAAGATAATAAGCATGGTATCAAACCAAATGAAATAAGTGATGATACTATCTACATATTCGATGAGCCTGATGATGAACTTGAAGAATTTGAAGAAATGGGTAAGTTCCTTTTCGTGCATAcccaatatatttatgtcaATTAAGTTATtaccatatatattattataaattgtgatatacattattatatttgctAAAATTATGTTAACTCCAAATTTGCGCCCAATTAAAGCGAAAACAATTTATGcgcatatatatgcattgatataattactaatgcatgtatatatatatatatattcattttgcTTTCTTTATCCCAGGTAGTATAGCTCTTAATGTTGATACTGATCTGGAGAAATGGGAAGAAGATTGGGGAGCAGCAGGTTGGTTTGAAATTATATAGGAAAGTATGGAGTGATCATAGTTATTTGTACATTGTTTGtacattatttatgtattcattttacaatatctatattttgtttgaacgtttttgcattttttgaTTTCAGGATGGGATGATGATGATGAAGATGATGATAAGTTTATCATGAAAGTCGAGACAGAATTGCAAAAATTTAAAGCTAGTTTAGATGAAGAAAaggaaagaaaaaaataaaaaatgtataaaaagatatattaaCTATTGAATGATTTATAAATGATACCAAGTTTATTAGTCTGTTTATTAAgtgtttatataaatattttaaaagaaagtACAATATAAATAGGTAGCAACAGCAGGGAGGTGCTcactttatattttataatctATCAGTATGAGCTTggtaaaaaatgaataattttttttttctgttttGATTGATAAATATTGGCAATTGAAATATTCTTTTTCGTATTTTATATCCGTAATATTGGAAATATagagaaaatattttaattttttttttttacaattttaaaatggAATTGCACACATATCtgttgtatatatttgtgcACCGAATAAAATACATGGCATCATAACACcctcataaaatattatacttAGGCTTTATGCTTAtagatatttatttttttaataaaaaatgtatttattattctttatGCATTTCTCTAACTTTTAGCAactcatatatatatatatacatacgtatataaaaaaatatatttattttttttaaagcggaatgttttttatttagttatttaaaaacaacaaaaaaaaagaggagaaaaaaaaaacaaaccATGCTATACGAATATTACACTTATTCAACAAAATTAGAATCgcaaattaaattaattatttatatgtagaTAAATGCAAATATATGTTGTACTTATTATGTGTAAGctgatatattttacttttttttttcttcatgttttttttttttttttttctattcaTTAATGATTTTCCGCTGAGGAAATATCATTGGGTTTAGTTGAGATATATAAACACATAGCCAactgttaaaaaaaaaaaaaaaaacgaattataaaaattttgtgTAAAAATAGGTTAACAATTTAGAagtgtataaaaaatggcCATATAATAGTTTAGTGCAATAAGCATATCCatgatttttttctttttttaagacTTACAATATCCACAAACAAAACACGGCTATGGAAACCAGCGTAATTATTAATCTACCCAAAGtcgaaaaaatgaaaacacATTGGGGATATACTGTCTATTAACATGCACACACATACATATAACAAATTAGaagtttataaaataattagtTGGTAAAGttagaatattttaaacTTACTTAAACATGTCCTTCAAGGCTATCTTTCCATTTCTTGCAAAAAATAcgcaaaataaaatacagGACAAAAACCAAATAATAAGGAAAGTGTATGTTCCCGTTATAATGTTACTATCCATCctgtaaaaaaatgaaaaaaatgaaaaacaatttttaaattccaACTTGATTATAACAGTTGTCTATggaaaaacataaattcCCCCCACCTccttaatttttaatttcagtgatatattttctttttttttaatattatttaaaaggaaaataaatgaaaaaaaggaggaaatatttgtttattcaGAATTAtccaaattaataatatgggaaatttccctttttaaaaaatgaaggaTATAATGTGTGTGCAAATGAAGAACGGaaatatgtaataaaacatatacaTTATTCTTCATgttgttttttcttttaatttgaGATAGTCACACATTTATGTAGGAATAACAACAAAAGGGaggataataaaaattatattttttcttttattattactggcatgttgtatatatatatatatatatttttttttatttattcacttgtttgttttacttacttatttatattctgATATTCACATGAAGGTTTGCATATAATATCGCGTATTTGTTTGGGTATACTGTTGTGTATTTGAACGGGGAGAGAGTATATAATCGTAATTGAGTATAATAAAActgtaaatataaatatgaaatgactttaaaaacaaaagcaaataaatttatacgTACCacgcatatatatattatgtatttaaataaaaaaggggGAATTTTATGAGTAAAAATAAGATcccaattttatatttttagttttgtttttataaatatttttttaataaatttgcttttttatttatatatatacaatacatatattaaaaaaacaaaaaaaaaattagcttaaaatattaaaaaaaattgcaaaTAAACATCTTAGCGTGaatattacttttttaaaaggagaaaaaaaaatatatatatgcatataatattatgtatgcataaaaaattaaagagtGAAAATggaatttatttcttcgTTCCTTAAAGATTCATTTCCCTAATATGGTGATATAAGAACtggtattatatttattatatatatatatatatattcataatataatcaagtatttataaatatattatgaaaaacaaTAGCTATgatgtaaataaatagatatatatataaatgacgaaagtgaaaaaaaaaaaatttaactGTAATGATTgcaaaaaaacaattaaaatgaaggaaaaaggaaaatatgaagaccatgttataaaaaaacataataaaacaataaaagatagtactaaaaaaaaaataaataaagagaaaaaaaaaattaattctTATGATAATGATTATAGTGACCATACTAGGAATTATAGacatggaaataaaaataaggaTGATAAGTATTGGagttataataataaaagtgt of Plasmodium berghei ANKA genome assembly, chromosome: 6 contains these proteins:
- a CDS encoding V-type ATPase V0 subunit e, putative, with product MDSNIITGTYTFLIIWFLSCILFCVFFARNGKIALKDMFKLIITLVSIAVFCLWIFWLCVYISQLNPMIFPQRKIINE